One stretch of Chryseobacterium fluminis DNA includes these proteins:
- a CDS encoding transposase, producing the protein MINTESFEFESVYHIFSHVNGKELIFREELNYQFFLKQLDKYIIPIADIYAYCLLPNHFHLLLRFKNIEVVNAEDEHHSLMKNLGNFLNSYAKAFNKKYNRKGALFLNAIKRKKITDEKYLLKVLHYIHNNPFNHGLVNKFDQWKHSSYNSYLNLKKDSKLNRMEIMQYFDSLEVFVNYHQSSIEYDFLI; encoded by the coding sequence ATGATTAACACAGAAAGTTTTGAGTTTGAATCCGTTTATCACATCTTTTCTCATGTGAACGGAAAAGAATTGATTTTCCGTGAAGAACTAAATTATCAGTTTTTTCTAAAGCAGTTAGATAAATATATTATCCCAATTGCAGATATTTATGCCTATTGCTTGTTGCCAAATCATTTTCATTTATTATTGAGATTTAAAAATATTGAGGTCGTAAATGCTGAAGATGAACATCATTCTTTAATGAAAAACTTGGGTAATTTTCTGAACTCTTATGCTAAAGCTTTTAATAAAAAGTATAACCGGAAAGGAGCTCTCTTTCTTAACGCAATAAAACGTAAGAAAATAACAGACGAAAAATATTTATTAAAAGTTTTGCATTATATCCATAATAATCCATTTAACCATGGACTTGTAAATAAATTTGATCAATGGAAACATTCTTCATATAATTCATATTTAAATCTTAAAAAAGATAGCAAATTGAATAGAATGGAAATCATGCAGTATTTTGATTCATTGGAAGTTTTTGTAAATTATCATCAATCTAGTATCGAGTATGATTTTTTAATTTAG
- a CDS encoding alpha/beta hydrolase: protein MINKERNMIKKLLIFCSILFTFHFMVFAQTENVKPLTIGEIRTIKSKVLNEDRILNIYLPQSFDKTKSYPIIYLLDGSINEDFIHVTGLVQFFNQMYSMPETIVVGVANIDRKRDFTFHTDLKDLQKDYPTTGHSDQFIGFLEKELKPYIESQFKSTDTYIFGQSLGGLLATEILLKKPELFNNYFIISPSLWWDDESLLKQAPQLLAKSKDIRKFVYVSVGKGEHPVMVKDAENLYDLLKKSNKKNWTVEYKMMETDNHATILHRSLYEGLVKLFPYQEPKI, encoded by the coding sequence ATGATAAATAAAGAAAGAAATATGATAAAAAAACTTCTCATTTTCTGCAGTATTCTGTTTACATTCCACTTTATGGTTTTTGCCCAGACTGAAAATGTAAAACCCTTGACTATTGGAGAAATCAGAACCATAAAGTCTAAAGTTTTAAATGAAGACAGGATATTAAACATCTATCTTCCGCAAAGTTTTGATAAAACAAAATCTTACCCCATTATCTATTTATTGGATGGAAGTATAAATGAAGATTTTATTCACGTTACCGGATTGGTCCAGTTCTTTAATCAGATGTATTCTATGCCGGAAACCATTGTGGTGGGAGTTGCCAATATTGATCGGAAAAGAGACTTTACTTTTCATACGGATCTGAAAGATTTACAGAAAGATTATCCTACAACGGGACATTCGGATCAATTTATCGGTTTCCTTGAAAAAGAGTTAAAGCCTTATATTGAAAGTCAGTTCAAAAGTACAGATACTTATATTTTTGGACAATCGTTGGGCGGATTGTTAGCAACGGAAATTTTATTAAAGAAGCCTGAGCTGTTCAATAACTATTTCATCATCAGTCCCAGTTTGTGGTGGGATGATGAAAGTCTTTTAAAACAGGCACCTCAATTACTCGCGAAAAGTAAAGATATCAGGAAATTTGTCTACGTTTCTGTCGGAAAAGGCGAACATCCGGTAATGGTGAAAGATGCAGAAAATCTTTATGATCTTCTTAAAAAATCAAATAAGAAAAACTGGACAGTAGAATATAAAATGATGGAAACAGATAATCACGCAACGATTCTCCACAGAAGTTTGTATGAAGGTTTGGTGAAACTATTTCCGTATCAGGAACCGAAAATTTAA